A portion of the Drosophila innubila isolate TH190305 chromosome 3L unlocalized genomic scaffold, UK_Dinn_1.0 0_D_3L, whole genome shotgun sequence genome contains these proteins:
- the LOC117788773 gene encoding uncharacterized protein LOC117788773 — MEPEISIKSEVDTSEIKKADTTLSAHTKRIVLDYLKENGCTRLNLEVTARTRRQNSQKIIDFICDSYENAEKSVNEDRNSVSLSNINEWLKLMKMSELSTLCEYEAAAVVNAIRRNEPQPEPEQLAGVNMSEIYGFLENALTGQPQKKLSKESEAFFSHEIELLIAEANTEQADDEARDIGSNFYDREEYNYEKEPHRCSLDPLFLNKENS, encoded by the exons atgGAGCCTGAAATAAGCATTAAATCAGAGGTGGATACTTCAGAAATAAAGAAAGCAGATACCACTTTATCAGCACATACGAAGCGCATAGTGTTGGATTATCTAAAGGAAAATGGTTGCACTCGCCTCAATCTGGAGGTAACAGCACGAACACGACGGCAAAATTCGCAGAAAATTATTG ATTTTATTTGTGACAGCTATGAAAATGCAGAGAAGAGTGTAAATGAGGACCGTAATTCAGTCAGTCTAAGCAACATTAATGAGTGGCTGAAACTAATGAAAATGTCGGAGTTATCAACGCTTTGCGAATACGAGGCAGCTGCTGTCGTGAATGCAATACGGCGTAATGAGCCGCAACCAGAGCCGGAACAGCTGGCTGGTGTCAATATGAG tGAGATTTACGGCTTTTTGGAGAATGCGTTAACTGGGCAACCGCAGAAAAAGTTGAGCAAAGAAAGTGAAGCATTTTTTTCCCATGAAATTGAA tTGCTCATTGCCGAGGCGAACACCGAGCAAGCGGACGACGAAGCACGTGACATTGGTTCAAATTTCTACGATCGCGAAGAGTACAACTATGAGAAGGAACCCCACAGATGTAGCTTAGATCCATTATTTCTAAATAAGGAGAATAGttaa